The nucleotide sequence GTCATCGCACTTTTCCAGCAGCACTTCGTGAAGACCGGCAGGTTCCCTGCCGAGATCGCTCGCGCACTGCCGCGGTCGTTCGAGAAGCGTCTATCGTCTGATTACTCGGACTTCGTCGAGATCAGTGCCGAGGAAGCCGAGAAGGTGCGGAGCGAAGTTCGTGCTTTCGTCAACGCCTGCCGAGAGTTCCTGGCAAGGCCGCAGGAGTAGCGTTGCCGACCCGGCACGCGACGGGCCCGGATTCCGATGCCGCAGCCTATCCCAAGGGTCAGCGCGGACGCCCTCTGGTCGCAAGACTGTGGTCGGCGACCAGCGATGATCGCCGATTGCTGAGCGACCTCAGAATCGCATCGAGCACCAAGTCCAGATCCTTCCCCACATCTTCAGCAAGGAACCGCAACACCACGTAGCCGTTCTCTTGCAGCAACTGGTCCTTACGGCGGTCGCGCCGGTACGCGATTGGGTCCCCCAGATGCTGGGCGCCGTCCAGTTCGACTGCCAGGCGGACATCAGCGCAGAGCAGGTCGACCTCCAAGTTTCCCTGGCCGTCGAACGCAATCGGCAACCGAGCATTCAGGGTGAAACGCCCCTTGGTGTCCGACATGGTCTCGAGCCGGCGATAGAGAAAGGACTCGGTCGCGCTCCGCGCGCGGGCGGCGCCTTGTGCGTCGAGAGGCACTACTCGAGCGACGTGGACGAACAGGCTGGCGAGTGGCGTATCGACACCGTCGCGGACGAGCCGCGGTACGCTGCCGGAGTAGTCGCGTTTCCACACCGGATCTGAGGGCAGGGGGACATCGATGGGCCATCCGGGGATCGCCCGCCTCCGCCAAGGCTTCGGCGAGGTCTCGCCGAAGTTCGTCTGCACCGCCGCCGAACAAAGGCGGACACTCGCCGGCAAGAGAATACGATAGCCGATCGCTTCGTAGCCGCGGCAACGTCGGTCGAACATCCGCGCCAGCATCGGCACATTGAGATCGGCGTAGTCGTACACTCGCACCTCCCTCTTGCCGTCATGCAGGCGGTGCAGCCGACCGGCGTACTGGGCGATCTTGCCAACGATCCGTTCCTCGAGTCGGTCGAGGTGGTCGTTTTGTTCCGTCAGCACGAGCGGAGGCCGGCCGCCGTTCACCGCATCGACCACGCGGCAAGCCGGAGCCCTGCGAAGGCGGACCAACTCCGGCTGCGGTTCAGAATCCGTAGGCTCCCTGCTGTTCCAATCGCAGATATTGCCAGCCTCGTGAGCGAGAACGAGGGACTCCCGGAATCTCGACCTGTCAGCCCAACTCCTCTTCGCAGTCCGGCACCACCGAGCACCCTGAAAACCCCCTCCGCGTCGGCCAAATAAGCGTTAGACTGTTATCGCTTACTTGGCCTGCCCGTTAATAAGCAGCGCTTACTTGTGAGGTCCTGATGCGTACGACTGGCGAATACGTCGATGTCTCGACCGCCGGCGTGTCCGCGCGGGCCTTTGTACCAGCGAGCTTGCCCCCGGTTCCCGCGGTATCGATTGATGCGGCCCTTCGGTCGCGGCTGGACCGCTCGCTGCTCAAGTTGGGCCGATTGGACAGCATCTCGGCGTTCCTCCCGAACCCGGACTTGTTCCTGTACAGCTATGTCCGGAAGGAGGCCGTCGTGTCCTCGCAGATTGAGGGAACGCAGTCCTCACTCTCGGACCTCCTGCTGTTTGAAGTCTCTGCCGCCCCAGGGGTGCCGTTCGATGACGTGGTGGAGGTCTCGAACTACGTCGCAGCTCTCGAGCACGGACTGGCCCGGCTGAAGGACGGGTTTCCCCTGTCGGACCGCCTGATCCGCGAGTTGCACGAACGCCTGATGCGAAGGGGTCGTGGCGCGGAGCAGCGACCCGGCAAGTTCCGCACGAGCCAGAACTGGCTCGGCGGCGCCACACCGGCGCAGGCCGTGTTCGTGCCGCCGCCCGCCGATCGCGTCCCCGACTGCATGGCCGCGCTCGAGCGCTTTCTGCACGACATCCCAACGTCGACACCTGCCGTCATCAAGGCCGCGCTCGCGCACGTCCAGTTCGAGACGATTCACCCGTTCCTCGACGGGAACGGCCGACTGGGGCGCCTCCTCGTGCCGCTGATCCTGCACGTCGACGGCGTCCTCGATCGCCCTCTGCTGTATCTGAGCCTCTACTTCAAGCAACGGCGCGAGGAATACTACGCCCGGCTCGGACGGGTCCGAACGGACGGCGACTGGGAGGGATGGCTCGCGTTCTTCGTCGACGGTGTCATCGAGGTGGCGGAGAACGCCGTCACCACGGCCCGCCGGCTGGCCGACATGGTGCAGCACGATCGCGAACGTGTGCGCGCCATCGGACGCGGCGCGCCAACGGCCCTTCAGGTGCACGAGTCGCTCCAACGAGAGCCCGTCACGACGATTCCTCGCCTGGTCACAGCCACGAAACTGTCGGTGCCAGGCGCGACCGCCGCGCTGGAGCGTCTCGTCGCGCTCGACCTGGTGCGCGAGGTCACCGGGCGTCAGCGCGGGCGTGTCTACAGCTACGCGCCCTACGTGAGCCTCCTCAGCGAAGGCACGGAACCGCTCGCGAGGTAACGGTCGGCGCCCGGGCGCTGACGAATGACTCAACCCACTCTTCGCCGACATGCCGGATCGAACCGATTGCCTGTGGCGAGCGCCAGTGGGTCGAGGACGACAAGAGCGCGATCATTGAGCCCGCCGCCCTCACGCCGATCGAGTCGGGTTCTGCGGGCGAATCCTTCAGAGGAAGACTGATCGCAGACACGCGTTCCACGGTGTCTCCGCGCGGCCAAGGGGTGTCTGGATTCTCCACTTCAATCTCTGCGAAATTCGTGCCGTGTCCCTATTTAAGAACGTATAGCGTATACTATCAGGGACATCATGACGAGTGGCAGCAGACCCACGCGCACCGACAAACTCCAGCGACTCTACGAAGTCGCGGCCACCCAAGCCGGGCACTTCACGGCCGCCCAGGCGCGGGCGCTTGGATACAGCGCTCGAAGCCTGGTGCACCACGTAGGCGCGGGCCACATCGAGCGGATCCGCCGAGGCTTTTATCGACTCGTTGGTGTGCCGACCGCTTCACACGAGGACGTCGTGGCGGCTTGGCTGAGACTGGCTCGTCGGCACGCGGTCGTGTCGCACGAAACGGCGCTTGCCCTCTACGACCTGGCACCGTCGCGAGCCAATGAGGTCCATCTGACCGTGTCGCGGGATCGCAGACCACGAACCACTCAGGCCGCGACCGACGCGAAGATCCACACCACCACCACGCCGCTTCGCCGTGATGAAGTGGCGAGCCGCTTCGGGGTGCAGATCACCTCCCCCGCCCGAACGCTCGCCGATGTCGCCGACATTGGCACTGACCCCAGCGTCGTCATCGAAGCGACGGCCCGCGCGTTCGCGACTGGCCTCGTTTCGCCGGACGAGTTGAGTGCGGCCGTCGAGCACCGCTCGGCCCGCGTTCAACAGCTTGTCAAGCGAGCCATTCGGGAGGTAGCCGCCCGTGCGTGACTACGCGACGCCCGCTGCGTTTCACGCGGCCGTCGAAGCGACGCTGCGAGCTCGTGCGCATCGCCTCAGCGTTCCTGCCTACATTGTTCGCCGACAGGCGGCGCTCGAACGACTGATGGTGCGGCTGGCCAGAGTGGCGCCCGGTCGCTGGGCGGTGAAGGGCGGCATGGCGCTCGAGACCAGGCTCGGTGAGCGCGCACGCGTATCGGTCGATCTGGACGCGGATCACATCCAGGGCGGTGAAGCCGCCCGCGCCGACCTGCAACGCGCGGCCGTCGACGACGTGGATGATTACTTCGCGTTCGCTCTCGTCAGCAGCGATGCCCTTCAAGAAGTCGGGGTCCGTCTGGCCGTTCGGTACGGACTCGAGAGCTCGCTCGCAGGACGACCCTTCGAGCCAGTCCAGGTGGACGTCACGATTGCGCCACCCGAATTATGGGACGCTCAACCGGCGCAACGACCTGGCCTGCTCGCCGGCCTTGGGCTGGCCCCCATCACTCTCATGTTGGTGCCGCTGGAGCGCCACGTCGCCGAGAAACTGCACGCCTACACTCGGACCTACAAAGGCGGCGGAAACACCAGGGTCAGGGACATCGTCGATCTGCAACTCATTCGGGAACACGAGCACGTCGACCCGGCGGCGCTCCGTGACGCGATTCGGCACGTATTCGATCGCCGGGCGACGCACATCGTGCCCGAGCGCCTTCCGCCGCCCCCGCGCGCACTGCGCGTGGCGTATCGCCGAGAAGCAGAACGGGTCGGCCTCCTCGCGTCTCTCGACGAGGCATACCTGGTCTTGGCTGATTGGCTGGATCCTGTGCTGGCCGAGATTCATCAGCCCGACACCGAAGGCAAGAGGCCACGTAGGCGTTGACGCCGCCCGGGGCCGTTCGATGTCTCGCCAGCACGCCGGAAGTGGAGGTGGCGGATTCTCCACTCCCATTCATCTCGCGCTCCCCCTCGAGAGCGTGAAGGCGTGATTCGTGGACGACAATTCCCGATGTCTGCCCAGCGACCTCAAGCAGGTTCCGTCGGACCGGGCCTGCGTCGCAGCCGGATGGCCAGCCACACGGCCGCCGCGCCCAGCGCGAGGATCGCGACCAGGACGAGGTGGCCGAAGCCGGGTGTCCGATCGAGGACGAACCGGTCGGGCCGGTCCGGGTCGACAAAGCACGTCGTGATCGTGCCGGAACGGTAGGGCGCCACCAGCCTCTCGGCCCGGCGGCTGACGAAGATGTGGCTGTCTGACCAGAAGCCCAGCGCCGTCACCCATGTCCGGCCCGAGCGGTACCGCGTCACCGCCTGTGGAGCGTAGGAGCCGCTGCGGGCCTTCGTCCCGCGGCCGCCGCTCGCTGGCGGTTCGTAGGCGGCAACCGCGTCCACGACGGTGCACGAGACCGGCTCCCACGACCGGAGCATCGCGATGTCGGTGACGAGCGTGCGGGTG is from Vicinamibacterales bacterium and encodes:
- a CDS encoding type IV toxin-antitoxin system AbiEi family antitoxin domain-containing protein, with the protein product MTSGSRPTRTDKLQRLYEVAATQAGHFTAAQARALGYSARSLVHHVGAGHIERIRRGFYRLVGVPTASHEDVVAAWLRLARRHAVVSHETALALYDLAPSRANEVHLTVSRDRRPRTTQAATDAKIHTTTTPLRRDEVASRFGVQITSPARTLADVADIGTDPSVVIEATARAFATGLVSPDELSAAVEHRSARVQQLVKRAIREVAARA
- a CDS encoding nucleotidyl transferase AbiEii/AbiGii toxin family protein gives rise to the protein MRDYATPAAFHAAVEATLRARAHRLSVPAYIVRRQAALERLMVRLARVAPGRWAVKGGMALETRLGERARVSVDLDADHIQGGEAARADLQRAAVDDVDDYFAFALVSSDALQEVGVRLAVRYGLESSLAGRPFEPVQVDVTIAPPELWDAQPAQRPGLLAGLGLAPITLMLVPLERHVAEKLHAYTRTYKGGGNTRVRDIVDLQLIREHEHVDPAALRDAIRHVFDRRATHIVPERLPPPPRALRVAYRREAERVGLLASLDEAYLVLADWLDPVLAEIHQPDTEGKRPRRR
- a CDS encoding DUF559 domain-containing protein, with the protein product MVDAVNGGRPPLVLTEQNDHLDRLEERIVGKIAQYAGRLHRLHDGKREVRVYDYADLNVPMLARMFDRRCRGYEAIGYRILLPASVRLCSAAVQTNFGETSPKPWRRRAIPGWPIDVPLPSDPVWKRDYSGSVPRLVRDGVDTPLASLFVHVARVVPLDAQGAARARSATESFLYRRLETMSDTKGRFTLNARLPIAFDGQGNLEVDLLCADVRLAVELDGAQHLGDPIAYRRDRRKDQLLQENGYVVLRFLAEDVGKDLDLVLDAILRSLSNRRSSLVADHSLATRGRPR
- a CDS encoding HEPN domain-containing protein, whose translation is MTPEASFLARHRMERATAACAEGDLLADQQSHRGAMNRYYYAAFHAARALLATCDVDSARHAGVIALFQQHFVKTGRFPAEIARALPRSFEKRLSSDYSDFVEISAEEAEKVRSEVRAFVNACREFLARPQE
- a CDS encoding Fic family protein; translation: MRTTGEYVDVSTAGVSARAFVPASLPPVPAVSIDAALRSRLDRSLLKLGRLDSISAFLPNPDLFLYSYVRKEAVVSSQIEGTQSSLSDLLLFEVSAAPGVPFDDVVEVSNYVAALEHGLARLKDGFPLSDRLIRELHERLMRRGRGAEQRPGKFRTSQNWLGGATPAQAVFVPPPADRVPDCMAALERFLHDIPTSTPAVIKAALAHVQFETIHPFLDGNGRLGRLLVPLILHVDGVLDRPLLYLSLYFKQRREEYYARLGRVRTDGDWEGWLAFFVDGVIEVAENAVTTARRLADMVQHDRERVRAIGRGAPTALQVHESLQREPVTTIPRLVTATKLSVPGATAALERLVALDLVREVTGRQRGRVYSYAPYVSLLSEGTEPLAR